The following coding sequences are from one Ooceraea biroi isolate clonal line C1 chromosome 5, Obir_v5.4, whole genome shotgun sequence window:
- the LOC113561432 gene encoding NK-tumor recognition protein-like, with translation MTSRLRGPSAVKDTPKAAAPFAKDYFHRSEPEVHSGRSCKNGGRGSRYHFGMSRQHDNKTERNGRECAHRDEATEAVNADLLYRKSREHFGSWEFKDIVQDDARRSRRQESEDARLTNGKFRSEPVGAKMDKSQQDRLEHRDEGYVGSLPREDRSRGESVERELNGSHKSRKRESWEEDVEARSRSRTSKTSKSKDDDKDITQPVDERDILLKEIENLAIDGSQSPDRRIQAMIERLKSREESKLRSRREHRSTSPEKEVHGRTRSSGRSEPRSPIGDHSLDNDRGTRSRSTERSNEDRNEPRRDDSFRKRSDTYNADVKSHRRRSRENEEDHSRSRADSSKRKSYTYDGSPEDFDVRIQKYDRALLEPRRDLDRSSPRRTSPRDSNLGRKESFKEHDREPVTKKSSFRAESKRATSKDRGESGLTRKTTLKDQDNDAYKRHVSKSQHETSGSIKYFGKNQEELSRKDSMKDTNAEGGRKGYFKISDDEFGKVLLKDQHDDSDRKVSSKEHSGGVSRIVLRNFDDESGRTNSFKNTSEDSGGRNSFKEKNVEFGGLSYKDRENDSDRRKNSFKDNDGNFGRTCYQDYENNIDRKTANDRYIEFGKISFKTEDDELRTMSPFKAEDHEAVARASSFKEREVSSKRRVSLRNRGREALEKKPDSHYARPLSPLNKDELELSPREDNFAKDTKGFCNKAWHESNRMFSAKYLREHSKLRNAPEGRLETSPERGFSILQDSRAGAIEASANNPDEDRFGTRGGIDSGDGGSPRFSPIRDRNGATIIRIRSSEDPGGAERRRRRRPAQEVSAAVRRRRYEDENNDEDSEDEAEDRWRRTRRDGGVLPGRSGGDTGGGGTTPSRTIWNYREGGVLITDVEEGQPCLQCGEACPGFSPHTWR, from the exons ATGACGTCCCGCCTGCGCGGCCCATCGGCGGTGAAGGACACGCCGAAGGCTGCCGCCCCGTTCGCCAAGGACTATTTCCACCGGAGTGAGCCGGAAGTGCACTCCGGCCGGTCGTGCAAGAACGGCGGGCGCGGCAGTCGTTATCACTTTGGCATGTCGCGGCAACACGACAACAAAACGGAGCGGAACGGACGTGAATGCGCTCATAGAGACGAAGCAACGGAAGCGGTTAACGCCGACCTGCTCTACAGAAAGAGCAGGGAACACTTTGGTTCTTGGGAATTCAAGGATATCGTTCAGGACGACGCGAGAAGATCGCGGCGTCAGGAGAGCGAGGACGCGCGTCTGACGAATGGGAAGTTCAGGAGCGAGCCTGTAGGCGCGAAGATGGATAAATCGCAACAGGATCGCCTGGAGCATCGGGATGAGGGATATGTAGGATCCTTGCCACGAGAGGATCGCTCAAGAGGCGAGTCCGTTGAGCGAGAACTCAATGGCTCTCACAaatcgagaaaaagagagtccTGGGAGGAGGATGTGGAAGCGAGGAGTCGAAGCAGAACATCCAAGACGAGCAAGAGCAAGGATGACGACAAGGACATAACACAACCCGTCGATGAAAGGGACATTCTGCTGAAGGAGATTGAGAACTTAGCCATCGATGGCAGTCAGTCGCCAGATCGCAGGATCCAGGCGATGATCGAGCGATTGAAATCACGGGAGGAAAGCAAGCTGCGATCCAGAAGAGAGCACCGTTCGACGAGTCCTGAAAAAGAGGTGCACGGCAGGACGAGGAGCAGCGGTAGGAGCGAGCCACGATCACCGATCGGCGATCATTCGCTGGACAACGATCGTGGAACTAGATCGAGAAGCACTGAGAGATCAAATGAAGATCGAAATGAGCCTCGGAGGGACGACAGCTTCCGAAAGAGGAGTGACACTTACAACGCTGACGTTAAGAGTCACCGAAGGAGATCAAGGGAGAATGAGGAGGATCATTCTCGATCAAGAGCTGACAGCTCGAAGAGAAAAAGTTACACTTACGACGGCTCGCCGGAGGACTTTGACGTCAGGATACAAAAGTATGACCGGGCCCTTCTCGAACCCAGACGGGATCTGGACAGAAGTTCACCTCGGCGAACCTCTCCTAGAGACTCGAATCTAGGCAGAAAGGAGTCCTTCAAGGAGCACGATCGAGAACCGGTGACCAAAAAGAGCTCCTTCAGGGCAGAATCCAAGCGAGCGACCAGCAAAGATCGCGGCGAATCCGGTTTGACCAGGAAGACGACGCTTAAGGATCAAGATAACGACGCGTATAAAAGACACGTATCGAAAAGCCAACATGAGACTTCAggaagtattaaatatttcggcAAGAATCAAGAAGAGCTCTCTCGCAAGGATTCCATGAAAGATACGAACGCGGAAGGAGGTAGGAAGGGTTACTTCAAGATATCGGATGACGAGTTTGGTAAGGTTTTGCTGAAAGATCAGCATGACGATTCGGACAGGAAAGTTTCTTCAAAGGAACACTCAGGTGGCGTCAGCAGAATCGTCCTAAGAAATTTCGATGATGAATCTGGCAGGACTAACTCGTTTAAAAATACGAGTGAAGATTCCGGAGGGAGAAACTCGTTTAAGGAAAAGAACGTCGAGTTCGGTGGGCTTTCCTACAAGGACCGCGAGAATGACTCAGACAGGAGGAAGAACAGCTTCAAGGATAACGATGGAAATTTCGGTCGAACATGCTATCAAGATTATGAGAATAATATCGACAGGAAAACCGCGAACGATCGGTACATTGAGTTCGGCAAGATCTCTTTCAAGACGGAGGATGACGAGTTGCGTACCATGAGTCCCTTTAAAGCGGAGGACCATGAGGCGGTCGCTAGAGCGAGTTCCTTTAAGGAGCGCGAAGTCTCATCGAAGAGACGCGTGTCCCTGCGAAACAGAGGCCGCGAAGCGCTCGAGAAGAAGCCGGACAGCCACTACGCCAGACCATTGTCGCCGCTGAACAAGGACGAGCTGGAATTATCTCCCCGAGAGGATAACTTCGCCAAGGACACGAAGGGTTTCTGCAACAAGGCCTGGCACGAGAGCAACCGGATGTTCTCCGCAAAGTATCTGCGGGAGCATAGCAAGCTGCGGAACGCACCGGAAGGGCGACTCGAAACATCGCCCGAGCGAGGATTTTCGATCCTGCAGGACTCGAGGGCTGGCGCAATCGAGGCGTCTGCGAATAATCCTGATGAAGATCGCTTTGGAACGCGCGGCGGAATCGATTCGGGTGACGGTGGATCACCGCGATTTTCGCCGATTCGTGATCGCAACGGCGCCACGATTATCAGGATCCGATCATCAGAGGATCCTGGCGGCGCGGAGAGGCGTCGCCGGCGTCGTCCCGCGCAGGAAGTATCCGCGGCGGTGAGACGTAGGAGGTACGAGGACGAGAACAACGACGAGGACAGCGAGGATGAAGCGGAGGATCGCTGGCGAAGGACTCGAAGGGACGGCGGGGTCCTGCCGGGAAGAAGCGGCGGCGACACCGGCGGCGGGGGTACGACGCCCTCGAGAACGATTTGGAACTACCGCGAAGGG GGCGTGCTCATCACGGATGTGGAAGAAGGGCAGCCCTGCTTGCAATGCGGAGAAGCGTGTCCCGGATTCTCGCCGCATACATGGAGGTAA